GAGTTTTGTGGACATTGATCCCATTTGCGAAGACCGTGCGATTATCGCCGCCCACAAAGCTCGAGAAGTATATAAACACGATATCACCTTAAAATTCGCCAACCAAACCCTAAAAGGGGTCATTGAACCTACCGCGCGCCAATGGTTTGATATTGGTTCGGAAATGGTTGATATGATAGGTGGCTTGCCATATCGTGATGAATTGGATTATGGACGCGGATTGGAAGCAATGGATATTTTGCTGGATAAAGCCAAATCCTTAGGCATTATGTGCCATGTCCATGTGGATCAATTTAATACGCCGCGCGAAAAAGAAACTGAGCAGCTTTGTGATAAAACCATTGAACATGGGATGCAAGGGCGCGTGGTAGCTATTCACGGAATTTCTATCGGCGCCCATTCTAAAGAATATCGCTATAAACTGTATGAAAAAATGCGACAGGCACAAATGATGATAATTGCCTGCCCAATGGCATGGATCGACAGTAACCGCAAAGAAGATTTAATGCCTTTCCATAATGCCTTAACGCCGGCGGATGAAATGATTCCGGAGGGAATTACGGTGGCAATCGGTACCGATAATATTTGTGATTACATGGTACCGCTGTGCGAAGGGGATATGTGGCAAGAGTTGAGTTTATTGGCGGCGGGATGTCGTTTCCCAGATCTTGATGCCATGGTCAATATCGCCAGCATTAACGGACGCAAAGTCTTAGGATTGGATGTGTAACTAAGGCAAAGCGTCCAATTTCTCGCGTAATTCGACCGCACTTTGGCAAGTTTTAATTTGTTCAAACAGGGCGGTCGCTTCAAGGTAATTTTTCTTTAAATAGTGTAACCATTGTTTAACGCGTGCCACATGATAGAAACCGCTGTCTAGAAGATTCTCTACCCGTGCATATTTTTGCAAAATCGGCACAATTTCTGTCCAATCAAGCGGTGCTTGATTGTGTTTTAGCACAAGGCTTAAATTCGGAATATTTAGCGCGCCACGCCCCACCATCAAATCCTGGCAGCCAGTCACCGCCAGACAATTTTGCCCATCTTGCCAATGAAAAATTTCTCCGTTAGCAATCACAGGAATGGTTAATTTTTGCCGCAATTCGCCAATTTTCGCCCAATTGATCCGATCTGCGCGATAACCGTCGATTTTGGTACGCCCATGAATTGCGATTTCATCTGCGCCACCTTGTTGAACCGCATCCGCAATTTCCCAGGCAAATTGATCGCTATCCCAGCCCAAACGTATCTTCACGCTGACCGGCAAAGAGGCTGGTACCGCTTGGCGCAAGGCTTTTGTAGCTTGATAAATTAATTCGGGCTGTTTTAATAACGACGCACCACCATGGCTACCATTGACGGTTTTAGACGGGCAACCGCAATTTAAATCAATGCCGGGCGAGCCGAGCGAGATTGCGCGTTGCGCATTTTCCGCCAGCCATTGCGGATGTTGCCCCAATAATTGCACCCTGACTGGCGTACCGGCAAGGGTTTTTCCATCAGTGAGCAATTCGGGACAAAGACGATAAAAGGTTTTTGCCGGCAGCAGTTGATCTACCACGCGCACAAATTCTGACACACACAGATCGTAGTCATTAATTTCCGTTAATAATTGGCGCACAAAGGGATCTAACACCCCTTGCATTGGCGCTAATATCACACGCATGAAAGCCTATTTCCACCCTTTAGCTTTACAAATTAAGTCGTAAGCCGCTTGAATTTGCTGCGTTTTTTCTTTTGCCATTTCCAACATTTCTTTCGGCAATCCTTTAGCGACCAATTTATCCGGATGATTTTCATTCATTAAACGACGATAGGCACGTTTCACTGTATCGCGATCGTCGCTGGCAGAGACGCCCAGCACTTTATATGCATCCTCGACCGTCGGACCAGAGGATTGATAGCCTTGCGATTGACGTTGACGATATTGATAATTTCCTTGCGTATAACTGCCTTGTTGAGAATAGCTGCCTTGTTGTTGCGCGTGTTGTGAAAATTGGCGCGAGGCAAATTCCATTGCTAAAATCTGCTCCAACTGAAAACGGGATAAGCCGAGTTCTTCCACCACCACATACAACACCTCTTTTTCGTTTTCGTGTAAATGCGTATCGGCAAATGCGGCTTGAATTTGAATATGTAAAAACATCCGCAACAAATCAGCACGTTGTCCACAACCTAAACGGAATTCACGGATCACTTGACGAATAGGAAAATCCGCCTGTTTGCCACGGGTAAAGGCGTCTTGTGCCAAACGACGGTTGGCATCATCCAATTGCATTTGTTGCATCAAATTTGTAGCAAGGGCGATATCGCTTTCGGTCACGCGCCCTTTGGCTTTACTCAAATTACCCAATACCGCAAAGGTCGTCTGCATAAACAAGGATTGACGGGTAATTTTGCTTTTGAAAAAGCTGGAATTGACGCTGCCAAGTTCGTAGAGTTTTTTGTCTGCTAAATGCCCTAACAACATCCCGATAACAGCACCAAAAAAGCCGCCTGCCTTATAGCCGACAAAAAGTCCAAGCAGTTTTCCGATAAAATTCATTGCGTTCTCCAAACATAATAAAAGTGCGGTTGATTTTGCATAAATTTGGGCAATGCACAAACTATCAAGATTTCCACCGCACTTTTTGTTATTTTACACCGTATTTTTCGCGATAATCGCGCATCGCCGGTAAATATTGACGATATTGTTCATCTTGTTCAATAAAATGCATCAAATCGTCTAAATCAATAATGGATAAAACCTGACATTGATAATCTCTTTCGACTTCTTGAATTGCCGAGAGTTCCCCTTTGCCGCGTTCTTTGCGGTTTAATGCAATGACCACCGCGCTTAATTTTGCCTGATTGGCAGCGATCAAATCCATGGCTTCGCGAATGGCGGTACCGGCGGTGATCACATCATCAACCAGCAAGACCTTACCTTGCAACGGGCAGCCGATCAAATTGCCGCCCTCACCGTGATCTTTGGCTTCTTTACGGTTAAAACACACTGGAATATCACGTTGATAACGATTAAACAACGCTACCGCCACTGTCGTGCCGATCGGAATACCTTTATATGCCGGTCCGAAAATCATGTCATAATTCAATTGGCTATCTTCAATCGCTGAAGCGTAAAACTCCCCTAAACGGGCTAAATCCGCACTGGTATTAAATAAGCCGGCATTAAAAAAATACGGACTGACGCGACCGGATTTTAATGTGAATTCGCCAAAACGCAATACATGACGACTTAAGGCGAATTTGATAAATTCGATTTTATAATTTTGCATATTCTTAAATAATCTTCCTTTTTACATTTCAATGTCTTATTGACATAATTTTCTTGTATAAATCATCAAAGGCTTTAATGTTTTCTGGGCTTTCTGAAAGATTTCTCATATACGAGTCTACATCTTCATACTTAATTCTCAAAAACTCCTCAAAAAATGCTTTTCCACGTCTTATATTTGTTAGTTCAGGAATATAAATATTACCCTTCATTTTCTTGTTATTGAAGAAAAACAAAATAGGTTTAATTTTGTTTTTTGGAAATTCACGAACCAAGTAGGCATAAGTTTTGATAAATTTACGGTTAATATCAACAAACTTTCCTGTATCGTGGTCATCATTGTACTTTACTTCAAGGAAGTAAATGTCACCCGTTTGCTTGTTTTGGAAAAGAATATCAATATCATGCTTAATTGATGAAAGATTGGGATCGTCATCATTTGCAATGGCTTGTAGTAATTTGGGAAATTCTTCATCAATGTTTATATCATTGTACTGACAAGAACTAATAAAATTATCTATTCTTGTATCGTTTTGCGTTGATAATTGAAAACTATTACTTTTCTTACCACTATAATCTTCCAAAATAGTATATCTGCCGTCAGATTTTATTAAAAGAGTCATGAATGCTTCTAAAAAGTTACCAAATTGAATGTTCATACTTTGTAAAATGCCACCAAAAATACGGTAGTTCCTAGGTACAAAGTGAATTTTTACATCGTGTTTATCAATTAAATTTTTAAGTTTTTTTTCGCTACTGCTGTTTTTAAGAATATTTAAAACAGCTTCGTTTATTAATGCTTGAATCTCATTGTTCATATTATTTTCCTTGAGCGAGAGTGTATTCATATCGTAAGCTATCAAGAGACACAAAATTATTATTATTAAAAATATAGAAATAATCCCAACCATTATTATTGGTTTTATTTAAACTTTTTGCGCTCATTTTATGTATGGACAATTCTTCTTGATTATCTGTTACATTTCCGTTCTGTAGAACAGTGCAAATTGGTTTTTGGTTTTTATCAAATAAGGTTTGCCCTACCGTTAAGTAGTTGTATTCAATTAATGTCTTCATTGGTACTCTCGGGGGTTTTGTTTCCAAGGAAAGTAACTCAATATCGCTAGGGCTTGGATTAATTTCTGCAATCCTTTTTTCTGCTATTTCAATGTATTTAGGTTCACGCTCTAACCCGATGTAATTACGTCCTAAAACCTTTGCAACCGCTCCAGTCGTACCAGTCCCAAAAAATGGGTCAAGGATCACATCGTTTGGTTTTGATGATGATAAAATCACCTTATAAAGCAAAGCTTCAGGTTTTTGTGTAGAATGAGCTTTCTTACCGTCTTCACCCTTAATTCTCTCACTTCCTGTGCATAATGGTATTTGCCAAATACTCCGCTCTTGTTTGTTATTATTTAAATGCTTCATTGTTTTATAATTAAAAATAAATTTGCTATTTTTACTTTTTGCACACCAAAGCATTGTTTCGTGGGCATTACAAAACCTCGTACCACCAAAATTGGGTACTGGGTTTGTTTTATTCCAAATAACATCATTTAAAATCCAAAATCCCAAATTTTGCATAATGTAGCCAATTCTATAGATATTTTGAAAAGAGCCAATCACCCAAATTGAACCTGTTGGCTTTAAAATTCTTTTACATTCTGTTAGCCATTCTTTACAAAAAGAATCATATTGGTCAAAGTCGTTAAACTTATCCCAATCATCTTCTACACCTGAAAATTTTTCGCCATTAGAGCGTAATAATTCCCCCTCGGTTTGCATAAAATATGGAGGGTCAGCAAAAATTAAATCAACGCTATTGCTTGGCATTATTCTTAAATTTTCTACACAATCGCCTTTTAGAATTGTGTTAATAAACTGATTTATATTATCTTTCATCATATCT
This sequence is a window from [Pasteurella] mairii. Protein-coding genes within it:
- the dpnA gene encoding Modification methylase DpnIIB translates to MMKDNINQFINTILKGDCVENLRIMPSNSVDLIFADPPYFMQTEGELLRSNGEKFSGVEDDWDKFNDFDQYDSFCKEWLTECKRILKPTGSIWVIGSFQNIYRIGYIMQNLGFWILNDVIWNKTNPVPNFGGTRFCNAHETMLWCAKSKNSKFIFNYKTMKHLNNNKQERSIWQIPLCTGSERIKGEDGKKAHSTQKPEALLYKVILSSSKPNDVILDPFFGTGTTGAVAKVLGRNYIGLEREPKYIEIAEKRIAEINPSPSDIELLSLETKPPRVPMKTLIEYNYLTVGQTLFDKNQKPICTVLQNGNVTDNQEELSIHKMSAKSLNKTNNNGWDYFYIFNNNNFVSLDSLRYEYTLAQGK
- the pyrE gene encoding orotate phosphoribosyltransferase, with amino-acid sequence MQNYKIEFIKFALSRHVLRFGEFTLKSGRVSPYFFNAGLFNTSADLARLGEFYASAIEDSQLNYDMIFGPAYKGIPIGTTVAVALFNRYQRDIPVCFNRKEAKDHGEGGNLIGCPLQGKVLLVDDVITAGTAIREAMDLIAANQAKLSAVVIALNRKERGKGELSAIQEVERDYQCQVLSIIDLDDLMHFIEQDEQYRQYLPAMRDYREKYGVK
- the atzC gene encoding amidohydrolase, producing MRNHVRSFKTYIRDEIIKKGGWVNSHAHADRAFTMTPEKIGIYHSSNLQQKWDLVDEVKRTSSVEDYYARFCQAIELMISQGVTAFGSFVDIDPICEDRAIIAAHKAREVYKHDITLKFANQTLKGVIEPTARQWFDIGSEMVDMIGGLPYRDELDYGRGLEAMDILLDKAKSLGIMCHVHVDQFNTPREKETEQLCDKTIEHGMQGRVVAIHGISIGAHSKEYRYKLYEKMRQAQMMIIACPMAWIDSNRKEDLMPFHNALTPADEMIPEGITVAIGTDNICDYMVPLCEGDMWQELSLLAAGCRFPDLDAMVNIASINGRKVLGLDV
- the dusC gene encoding tRNA-dihydrouridine synthase C, with amino-acid sequence MRVILAPMQGVLDPFVRQLLTEINDYDLCVSEFVRVVDQLLPAKTFYRLCPELLTDGKTLAGTPVRVQLLGQHPQWLAENAQRAISLGSPGIDLNCGCPSKTVNGSHGGASLLKQPELIYQATKALRQAVPASLPVSVKIRLGWDSDQFAWEIADAVQQGGADEIAIHGRTKIDGYRADRINWAKIGELRQKLTIPVIANGEIFHWQDGQNCLAVTGCQDLMVGRGALNIPNLSLVLKHNQAPLDWTEIVPILQKYARVENLLDSGFYHVARVKQWLHYLKKNYLEATALFEQIKTCQSAVELREKLDALP
- the djlA gene encoding dnaJ-like protein DjlA — its product is MNFIGKLLGLFVGYKAGGFFGAVIGMLLGHLADKKLYELGSVNSSFFKSKITRQSLFMQTTFAVLGNLSKAKGRVTESDIALATNLMQQMQLDDANRRLAQDAFTRGKQADFPIRQVIREFRLGCGQRADLLRMFLHIQIQAAFADTHLHENEKEVLYVVVEELGLSRFQLEQILAMEFASRQFSQHAQQQGSYSQQGSYTQGNYQYRQRQSQGYQSSGPTVEDAYKVLGVSASDDRDTVKRAYRRLMNENHPDKLVAKGLPKEMLEMAKEKTQQIQAAYDLICKAKGWK